The genomic segment GACTTTAACCAAGATAATAGCGAAGAGCAGCGTCTCAAGTATCGCTACCTGGATCTGCGTCGTCCCGAGATGGCAAACCAGCTGAAGGTTCGCGCCAAGGCGACCGCATTTGTGCGCCGCTTCATGGATGACAATGGCTTTTTGGATATTGAAACGCCGGTTCTGACCAAGGCGACACCTGAAGGGGCGCGGGATTACCTGGTGCCGAGCCGGGTGCATAAGGGGGAGTTCTATGCGCTTCCTCAATCGCCTCAGCTGTTTAAGCAGCTTTTGATGATGAGTGGCCTGGATCGCTACTATCAGATCGTCAAATGCTTCCGCGATGAAGACCTGCGCGCCGATCGCCAGCCTGAGTTTACCCAAATTGATGTTGAAACCTCCTTCATGAGTGCCGAGCAGGTACAGGAGATGATGGAGCTGATGATCCGCGGGCTGTGGAAAGATGTGCTGAATGTGGAGCTGCCACGTTTCCCTGTGATGGGCTTTGCAGAAGCGATGCGCCGTTTTGGTTCAGATAAGCCGGATCTGCGTAACCCGCTGGAGCTTGTTGATGTCGCGGATCTGCTCAAAGAGGTGGACTTCAAGGTGTTCTCCGGTCCGGCCAATGATCCTGAGGGACGGGTTGCCCTGATCAAGGTTCCGGGTGGTGCCTCTTTGTCCCGCAAGCAGATTGATGAGTATGGCAAATATGTCTCCATCTATGGTGCCAAGGGGCTGGCCTGGATGAAGGTCAATGAGGTTGCCAAGGGCGCTGAGGGGATCCAGTCTCCAATCGCTAAGTTCCTGACTCCGGAGATCATCAGTGCCCTGTTGGATCGCACAGCGGCCCAGGACGGGGATATTCTGCTATTTGGTGCCGACACCTATCATGTGGTTTCTGATGCCCTGGGGGCTCTGCGCCTTAAGCTCGGGGCGGACTTTGACCTGGTTGAAGATAGCTGGAAGCCGCTGTGGATCGTTGACTGGCCGATGTTTGAGCGCAATGATGATGGCAGCATGACGGCGATGCACCACCCCTTCACCTCGCCCAAGGATAGCAGTGCCGAGGAGCTCACGGCCGATCCTTTCAAGGTTCATGCAAACGCCTATGACATGGTGATCAACGGCTATGAAGTCGGTGGTGGTTCGGTGCGTATTCACGATGCCAAGATGCAGCAGGCGGTGTTCGAACTGCTGGGTATCAATGAGACCGAGCAGTACGCCAAGTTCGGCTTCCTGCTTGAGGCTCTGCGCTATGGTACGCCACCGCATGCCGGGCTGGCATTTGGCCTGGATCGTCTGGTGATGCTGCTGACAGGCACCGACAATATTCGTGATGTTATCGCATTTCCGAAGACCACTACCGCATCCTGCCTGATGACTCAGGCGCCTTCTGCTGCAGCCGAGGAAGCCCTGGCTGAGCTTGCGGTGCAGGTCAAGGAGTAAACCAGTTTTGGCTCTGCCAGTAAAGGCAGAGCCTGCAAGAAATTGAACAAGGGGTTTAGTTATGGCAGGTCATAGTAAATGGGCCAACATTAAGCACCGCAAGGCCGCACAGGATGCCAAGCGCGGGAAGATTTTTACCAAGCTGATTCGTGAAATCACGGTTGCGGCTCGTGAGGGGGGCTCGGATATTGAGAGTAACCCACGCCTTCGCGCCGCCGTGGATAAGGCTCTGTCGAATAACATGACCCGCGATACCATTGAGCGGGCTACCAAGCGTGGTGCCGGTGAGCTGGATGATGTGATCCTCGAGACCGTGGTCTATGAGGGCTATGGTCCGGGCGGTACGGCCGTGATGGTTGAGTGTATGACAGATAATCGTAACCGGACCGTCTCCGGGGTGCGCCATGCCTTTAGTAAGAGCGGTGGTAACCTGGGTACCGATGGTTCGGTGGCCTACCTGTTCGATAAGAAGGGGGTGATCTCCTACCCACAGGGAACCGATGAAGACAGTGTGATGGAAGCGGCCCTGGAAGCGGGGGGTGACGATGTTCTGATCAATGATGATGGAAGCATCGATGTTTACACCACGCCGGAAGATTTTGGGGCAGTGAAAGATGCCCTGGATG from the Dongshaea marina genome contains:
- the aspS gene encoding aspartate--tRNA ligase, whose protein sequence is MRTIYCGQVNISHVGQQVTLCGWVHRRRDLGGLIFIDMRDREGIVQVFFDPDYAEAFELAGELRNEYCIQIQGEVRARPDSQVNSEMQTGEVEILAKSLTIINRSAPTPLDFNQDNSEEQRLKYRYLDLRRPEMANQLKVRAKATAFVRRFMDDNGFLDIETPVLTKATPEGARDYLVPSRVHKGEFYALPQSPQLFKQLLMMSGLDRYYQIVKCFRDEDLRADRQPEFTQIDVETSFMSAEQVQEMMELMIRGLWKDVLNVELPRFPVMGFAEAMRRFGSDKPDLRNPLELVDVADLLKEVDFKVFSGPANDPEGRVALIKVPGGASLSRKQIDEYGKYVSIYGAKGLAWMKVNEVAKGAEGIQSPIAKFLTPEIISALLDRTAAQDGDILLFGADTYHVVSDALGALRLKLGADFDLVEDSWKPLWIVDWPMFERNDDGSMTAMHHPFTSPKDSSAEELTADPFKVHANAYDMVINGYEVGGGSVRIHDAKMQQAVFELLGINETEQYAKFGFLLEALRYGTPPHAGLAFGLDRLVMLLTGTDNIRDVIAFPKTTTASCLMTQAPSAAAEEALAELAVQVKE
- a CDS encoding YebC/PmpR family DNA-binding transcriptional regulator, which translates into the protein MAGHSKWANIKHRKAAQDAKRGKIFTKLIREITVAAREGGSDIESNPRLRAAVDKALSNNMTRDTIERATKRGAGELDDVILETVVYEGYGPGGTAVMVECMTDNRNRTVSGVRHAFSKSGGNLGTDGSVAYLFDKKGVISYPQGTDEDSVMEAALEAGGDDVLINDDGSIDVYTTPEDFGAVKDALDAAGLEAENAEVTMVPSTSAELDEATAPKLLRLIDTLEDLDDVQEVYHNGEISDELAAAL